The following proteins come from a genomic window of Meleagris gallopavo isolate NT-WF06-2002-E0010 breed Aviagen turkey brand Nicholas breeding stock chromosome Z, Turkey_5.1, whole genome shotgun sequence:
- the LOC104915343 gene encoding small EDRK-rich factor 1-like, producing MTRGNQRELARQKNLKKTQETLKGKRKEDSLSASQRKQR from the coding sequence GTGGAAATCAGCGTGAACTTGCTCGGCAAAAGAACCTGAAGAAGACTCAGGAAACTCTtaaaggcaaaaggaaagagGATAGCTTGTCTGCATCTCAGAGAAAGCAGAGGTAA